One Salinimonas marina DNA segment encodes these proteins:
- a CDS encoding TonB-dependent receptor domain-containing protein: MNIRTKSIPSEFVFKVSGGVDYNTNNSTEGFFYSGGGDDWTGRDDGTRALSSVIQNNLDQAQADDGIEGSGTYPLTLAQRQQMLGSMFWDIGPDAKEVDPAFDIGATLGDRFVTDYGEIGFLSSISYANEWSVGEEQSGTNLGTVGCSDLPDEKTAGAKCFAQSFDGVETEQSVSWSGMFNVGYEYNSNHRLELTNVILHDMNDRVRVRDFVDVNETVFGVRELQRVDMLFEERRMTSSQIEGTHNFPELNFLYFDWYAGTSRANRQAPGGVSATYQITQQDGEFLSQQLQDVSATNVSRQYQSLRDVSDTWGWNAGYPINIDGVELEIKAGADFFEKARKAENITIQVPHRAIADDALVGDQIDEIFSSDALASDEFYASSTGAGILQSNMADGDEYAAGTKIDAYYLMADAFIDNTWRLSGGVRYEDFRQISVPFEAHANSFAVTTEEAADLAFMEDDFFPSLALTYIMDEEMQFRLNVSESAIRPDLRDVSTTFFIDPLTEFLVRGSPLLKSSKLTNVDFRWEWYREAGNNLSAALFYKDIENPIELVELGTVGGAAPNLLTANGESGELYGMEVEFLQDLSIIDKDLVDFFVTGNVTMSDSNVVIGAADDGVTSLFEEQLLDALNATSASNIVTNNERRLVGHSEWVLNLQMGYDSPNGEHSATLVYNAFGPRIIVPGTRGNQDAEEQTFHSVDFNYSYYPDFNTQIKLSLKNLLNEEKQITQEGLDLLREERGMEIGLSYSYNF; encoded by the coding sequence GTGAATATTCGCACCAAATCCATCCCTTCTGAGTTTGTTTTCAAAGTCTCTGGTGGAGTGGACTACAATACCAACAACTCAACTGAGGGTTTTTTCTATAGCGGCGGCGGTGATGACTGGACCGGCCGTGACGATGGAACCCGGGCCCTGTCTTCGGTGATCCAGAATAATCTGGATCAGGCTCAGGCGGATGACGGCATCGAAGGTTCCGGCACCTATCCGCTCACGCTGGCTCAGCGCCAGCAAATGCTAGGCTCTATGTTCTGGGATATCGGCCCGGATGCCAAAGAGGTGGACCCGGCATTTGATATTGGCGCCACCCTGGGTGACCGGTTTGTCACTGACTATGGGGAAATTGGTTTTTTATCCAGCATCTCCTATGCCAATGAATGGAGTGTGGGCGAGGAGCAGTCAGGCACCAACTTAGGCACCGTCGGCTGCTCAGATTTACCGGACGAAAAAACCGCCGGCGCGAAATGCTTTGCCCAATCCTTTGATGGGGTCGAAACCGAGCAAAGCGTCAGCTGGAGCGGCATGTTCAATGTGGGTTATGAATACAACAGCAACCATCGTCTGGAACTGACCAATGTCATTTTGCATGATATGAACGATCGGGTTCGTGTGCGTGATTTTGTGGATGTAAATGAAACGGTATTCGGGGTCCGTGAATTACAACGGGTCGATATGTTGTTTGAAGAACGTCGCATGACCTCAAGCCAAATTGAAGGCACGCATAACTTTCCTGAGCTGAATTTTTTGTACTTTGACTGGTACGCCGGCACCAGCCGGGCAAACCGTCAGGCGCCGGGCGGCGTCTCGGCGACTTACCAGATCACCCAGCAGGACGGCGAGTTTTTATCGCAGCAATTGCAGGATGTGTCGGCCACCAATGTCAGTCGCCAATATCAAAGTCTGCGTGATGTGTCGGATACCTGGGGTTGGAATGCCGGCTACCCTATCAATATCGATGGTGTAGAGTTAGAAATAAAAGCCGGCGCCGACTTTTTTGAAAAGGCCCGTAAAGCCGAAAATATCACTATCCAGGTGCCACATCGGGCCATCGCCGATGATGCGCTGGTGGGTGATCAAATTGACGAAATCTTTAGTTCGGATGCATTGGCCAGTGACGAATTTTATGCCAGCAGCACCGGGGCGGGTATTTTACAATCCAATATGGCCGATGGCGATGAATACGCCGCCGGCACCAAAATCGACGCGTATTATTTAATGGCAGATGCGTTTATTGACAACACCTGGCGGCTTTCCGGCGGGGTTCGTTATGAAGATTTTCGTCAGATATCGGTGCCGTTTGAAGCTCATGCCAACAGCTTTGCGGTGACCACCGAGGAAGCGGCCGATCTGGCGTTTATGGAAGATGACTTTTTTCCTTCGCTGGCGCTGACTTACATTATGGATGAGGAAATGCAATTTCGTCTGAATGTTAGCGAGTCGGCCATTCGCCCCGACCTGCGCGATGTCAGCACCACGTTCTTTATCGATCCATTGACCGAGTTTTTGGTACGGGGGTCACCCTTGCTGAAAAGCTCTAAGCTCACCAATGTGGACTTTCGCTGGGAATGGTATCGTGAAGCGGGTAATAACCTGTCGGCAGCGCTGTTTTATAAAGACATTGAAAACCCTATTGAGCTGGTGGAGCTGGGTACAGTAGGAGGCGCCGCGCCAAACCTGCTTACCGCTAATGGAGAGTCGGGAGAGTTGTACGGCATGGAAGTCGAGTTTTTACAGGACTTAAGCATTATCGATAAGGACCTGGTCGATTTCTTTGTCACCGGCAACGTCACCATGTCCGATTCTAATGTGGTGATTGGCGCGGCCGATGACGGGGTCACCAGCTTGTTTGAAGAACAGCTGCTGGATGCGCTAAATGCTACCAGTGCCTCGAACATTGTCACCAATAATGAACGCCGGCTGGTGGGCCACTCCGAATGGGTGTTAAATCTGCAAATGGGCTATGACTCTCCCAATGGCGAGCATTCTGCCACCCTGGTATACAATGCGTTTGGTCCGCGCATAATTGTGCCGGGCACCCGGGGTAACCAGGACGCTGAAGAGCAAACCTTTCACTCGGTAGACTTCAATTATTCGTACTATCCGGACTTCAACACCCAGATTAAGCTGAGCCTTAAAAACCTGTTGAACGAAGAAAAACAAATCACCCAGGAAGGGCTTGATTTGTTGCGTGAAGAACGAGGTATGGAAATCGGTTTAAGTTACAGCTATAACTTTTAA
- a CDS encoding TonB-dependent receptor plug domain-containing protein: MNHKNRSVPAKSTLCVAVSMALFAGAITSLPTHAQDSGQADEQQAIEEVVATGTRLKGTASAVLQERQNQAFVADILGADQISRTGDGDAAAALKRVTGLTLVDGKFIYVRGLGERYSSTQLNGMGVPSPDPTRSVVPLDLFPADIIESLNVQKSFSPDMPAHFGAEV; the protein is encoded by the coding sequence ATGAATCATAAAAACCGTTCAGTGCCAGCCAAATCAACCTTATGTGTAGCGGTGTCTATGGCGTTGTTCGCCGGCGCCATTACGTCTTTGCCGACCCATGCACAGGACAGCGGGCAGGCTGATGAACAGCAGGCCATTGAAGAGGTCGTCGCTACTGGCACCCGTTTAAAAGGCACCGCTTCTGCGGTCTTACAAGAACGCCAGAATCAGGCATTTGTGGCCGACATCCTGGGTGCCGATCAAATTTCACGTACCGGTGACGGCGATGCGGCTGCCGCCCTCAAGCGAGTCACTGGCCTGACCCTGGTGGACGGCAAATTTATCTATGTCCGTGGTCTTGGAGAGCGCTATTCCAGCACCCAGCTTAATGGCATGGGCGTGCCCAGCCCGGACCCCACACGCTCTGTGGTACCACTGGATTTATTTCCGGCTGATATTATCGAAAGTCTGAATGTGCAAAAGTCATTTTCACCCGATATGCCCGCGCACTTCGGGGCGGAAGTGTGA